The Allocoprobacillus halotolerans nucleotide sequence TATCTTATAGACATCTGTTTCACTATGTATATCTGTTATATGTAATGCAAGATTGTTTAACTCTTCTTCATTACTTAATTCAATTCTCAATGTCAATTCAGGTGTGAGTTTTCCTAATACTTTTTTAAGTTGAGCCATTAGCATTTCCATTTTACCTTCCTGTTTACCTTCTATTCTTCCTTTTTGTATCCCTGAATCTTCAATGTCTTTCCAAAATGACCACATTGCCACGGTTCCTTCTTCTCCTTTCACTTGTTCTAAAATATCAAATCTTTCCGTAAGTATCGCTATCACCCTTGCGGCTGTCTTTGAGACTTCCATCCCTTTGAAATCTTCTTTCTCTTTTCTCCATATCTGATTAACTGTTTTGACGATATTGCGATTATCCTCATTTTTGAGTAGGTGATAGTCCAAATCCTTGATATCTACAATCTTCATCTTCCAGTCATTTGGCATCCCCTTCAAGCTTTCAGGAATATCCATTCTTTCTACCAGTGACGTGACTGCTGTCCATCTTCCTTCGCCATGAAACAATACGAGGCTGACAACTGGCATGATCTTGTAGCTCTTGTACTCCTTATCCTGCATGTTGTAGGTCAATGCATCATAGAGAAGTGTTCTTGACACCATTGTAAAATCAACCTGATCCTGTGCTTCCAATGCCAAGATAGCCTGTGAATCCTTTCCTTTCCACAACATGATGGCATCACGTCTTCTTTCCCTGGAAATATAATTGCCTACAAAGATTTCACTTGTATCCATTCTTTGAAGTTCATCAGGCTTAATGACATCTTGACCGCCATAGAGAATAGCGTTCATCATATCAGCAAAATGATCAGGATTTCTGAAGAAATCTCTGATGACATCATCAACTTTCAAATCTTTCATAATGACCTCCTTTCAATATATTCCAGGAGAGTTCATAGACATTATACAACAATATTTGCTTATTGTAAATATTCATCATTTTAATAAGAACCCTCCTATTATTTATATACGCAATTTTTTTCTATTTTTCTTTTTTTATTTCAAACTTTTTACAAAAATCACCATTTTTCAACTTCTTATGAAATAAAAAAGGATGTATGATAAAGTAGGTTTAATCCACTTTATCTACAACCTTAAATAAAATAACCGATTTTACTTTTTCTCCTCTAAGAACTTATAAAAAATCCTTTTAAATTCTCTATAACGTTTCTTGGATATAAGCAACATACTCCCATCTGACATATAAAGCAATACATTATCAATTTTCACAATATGTTCCATATTCACTAGAAAACTTCTTTGTATTCTTACAAATGAATAATCTAATAATGCTTTTCTAATAGCATTGGCAGGTTTTAATGAACCATAATAAACACCTCTAGTGGTATGTATTTTATAGCTCTTATAAGCTGTTTCTAAATAAACAACTTCTGATAAACGAAAAATAATACGTCCTTGTGATGTTGGAAAAGCAAATGATTTATTCCTATATTGATAATGCTTTAAAGCTCTTTTTAATTCATATATAAAGAGTTGCTCTTTTAATGGCTTTGTTAAGTATTGAAATGCATTCACGACATAAGATTGATGAATATAACTCATATGACTTGTCATAAAAATAATCATCGTAGACATATTCTTTTCATGTATCATATGTGCTAAGTGAACGCCATTTATATCTGATAGTTCTATGTCTAAATATACCAGATCATAAGGCTGATAGGTAAATACAGAAAGAAATTCTTTCCCTTCATGAAATGTATCCACTTCTATATTTACATTGCCATCATATGATTGTCTAAATCTCTCTATTTTATCACACACATCTTGAAGATATAATTCTTCATCATCTACAATTGCAATTTTCAATTTTCTTCCTCCCCATTCTTTCTTTTTTCTTTTTCTTCTTGTTCCTTTAAAAACTTTTCAAACAATAAATGATTTTGAAATAAAGTTTTACGACTTGTTGGAAAAACTTCCCTTGATTTTAAGATAACATTACGATCAGTTAAAAAGTCAATACATTTCATATTTACCAAAACACTTTGATTCACTTGCATAAACCACCTTGATTTTAATACTGGTCTTAACTTATAACGATTTTTCACATGTGCCATAAAATGCTGATCATCAACTGTCACAATTTCCAAATCATTATAATATGTTTCAAAATATTTGATTTCATCAACATTAAAAATACGTTTACGTTTTAATTCTCTAACCGGTATAACAAATTTCACATTCTGATGTAAATACCAATCCATTAAATAATCAAAAATACTTTGAAATTGATTCGTATTAATAGGTTTTAACAAATATTCTCTTGCATTCACTGCAAAGGCTTCTTGAATATGATAATATTTGTCGCTAATGAAAACAATTTGACAAGCACGATTGGCTTTTCTTAATTGCATCGCTGCCTCTATTCCTCGATCATTTTCAATTCTCATTTCAATAAACGCAAATTCATAACAACGAAACCTTGTACTATCCAGCATTTCTTGAATTGATGAAAAAGTATAAACATTCAATTTCATCTCTGGTTCATGAAAACATTCATAAATTTTCTTTGAAATTAAGTTTAAATAATCTAACTGATCATCACATACAGCAATATTCATAATCCTCTCTCCCCTACCTTATTATGGATATATTTTCATTGTAGTCAATTTTTTAACATTTATCAGTCCACTTTTTACCCGTTTTTGGCATTTTTTATTCCATTTTTTGGAAATATGTCGAACTATGGTAACCATTGAACAATTGAAATTAGCCATAATTTCCCTAAAGCAAATCAACATAGTGTATAATAGCGATAAGGTGGTGAAATCATGAGTATTGGTCAAAGATTAAAAACATTAAGAAAAGAAGCTGGATTATCACAAAAACAAGTCGCTGAAGCATTAAAAATGTCTAAACCTATTGTCTCTCAATATGAATCTGATCAAAGAACACCTTCTGTTCCTAAACTTATTCGTTTTTCACGTTTTTATAAAGCTTCTTTAGATTATATTTGTGAAAATGTTGAAAAGAAAGACGATTTTTATGGCATCAAGGATTTAGATCAATAATAACAATAAATATTACAGTTTGACAAAGCTGTAATTTTTTTTACATTCTTTTTTTGACGAATCAGTAAAAATATTACTCATTGAAAAGCTTTTTATGTTTTTCCATCGTTTTTTCTTTTGTTATTGGTTATAATAAGCTTGTCTTTAAAGAACACCTATTTATTGATGTATGAAAATGAACTCAAAATATAAAAGAAAGGGATTTTTCTCATCAGCAACTCACATCTATAAATAGAAGATATAAATAAGGTTGTGACTTAGCCTAAATGAACCTGGCTTCTTACATAATTATTTATATATGATGCATCATAAAAGGCGAAAGATTTTTATCTTTCGTTCTTTTTTATATTTTAATCTCTTCCATTTTTAAATGGTTAACCAAAAGATCAAATTCTGGCTTATAGTGACGACTAGAAATTAAAATATCATCATTATCTAAAGTGATTCTACGACGGCTGCCACGTTGAATCTTATATGTTTTGACATGCTTAATATTAACGAGTGTCCGCACATTAATTTGATAAAAGCCATAACTTTGTACACGCTGTTTAAGATGTTCCATTTTCATACAAGAAATACGATAAACATCTTTTTCCGTATAAGCATAAATTTTATGATCAACCATTTCAAAATAGTAGATTGCTAAAATAGGAATATAATATTTATTATGATATTCATCAAACAATTCTACTTCACCTAAATTTTCAGTAAATTGTTTTAAAAGTAATTGTGCTAATTTTTTATTTTTGGGATGATAAACAAGTTTTAATTCATGATGATTCATATGCTCATTTTCATCATAGACAACCTTCATGTTTTCATCCCTCCCCATATAGAATATAAAATGCATTTTATAGTTAAAATACAACAACAAATCCACGAATCATCACTTGTATACAAAATCAAATGCTCATTCGCCTAAATATTGTATATTTTTCTACAAAATTCGACATATTTCTACACGTTTTTTGCCCAAAAGTGGGCATTTTTTGCACAAAAAAAGATCTCACAAGGAGATCTCAAATAATGATTTCATATCATCTAAACTCATGGTTGTAATACTTCCTTCATTGCCTTCGACAAAAGTATCAGCCAGATTTTTCTTTTGCATCTGCAATTCCATAATCTTTTCTTCAATTGTATTTTTCATAATGAGTGAAAAGACTTGCACGGATTCTTGCTGTCCAATACGATGGGCACGATCAGTAGCCTGGTTTTTGGCTGACATATTCCACCATGGATCATAATGAATGACAGCTTGTGCACTTGTTAAGTTCAAGCCAGATCCACCAGCTTTTAAAGAAATCAAAAATAATGTTGTTTCATCCTTTTGAAATTGATCAACCATCTGTTTACGTTTTTCTTTAGGTGTTGAACCATCTAAAAGATAATAACTGACATGTTCTTTTTGGCATTGTTCACCAATTAAATGTAATAAAGATGTAAATGATGAGAACAGTAAAATCTTTTTGTGATTACCTTGTAAAGAATGAATCAATTCCATACAACCTTTTAGCTTAGAAGATGGTTCTGTTAAATCTTGATACAATAAACGAGGATCTTGACAAAGTTGTCTTAAACGCGTCAACATCGCTAAAATATCAATACGTCCTAACTGTTGCACTTCTAATTTTTGTTGAAGTGATTTATTCACTTGAACAAGATTAGCTAAATAAAGTTTTTCTTCTTCCTCATTAAAACGCATATACATTGTCTGTTCAATCTTTTCTGGAAGTTCTGTTAAAACATCTCTTTTGTTTCGTCTTAATACAAATGGTGTAATCATTTGTTTTAAACGTTCTTGTTTTTGTTCATCATGTTCTCTAACAATTGGACGTTCAAAATGTTCCAAGAAATAACTATAATGATAAAGATAATAAGGCATCAAGAAATCAAAAATAGACCATAATTCCGCTAAAGAATTTTCTATAGGTGTTCCTGTTAAAGCAAAACGTTGTTTCGCCTTTAAGCGTTTAACACAAATCGCATTACGAGTTTTAGGATTCTTAATATTTTGTGCCTCATCAATAACGATTGTGTGAAAAGTCTCTTGTTCATACAATTCAACATCTCGTCTTAGATAATCATAAGATGTAATCAAGACATCATAGTCATTCTTGTTTTCTAATAATTTTTCTCTTTCTTCTTTATTGCCATAAACACATAAAACTTTTAAATCTTTAGAAAACTTTTGAAATTCATCCTGCCAATTTAAAATTAAACTTGCTGGCGCAATCACCATATGTGTCCCCTGACCTTTTAAACTATCAAAATAAGTTATCATCTGTAAGGTTTTACCTAATCCCATATCATCAGCCAATATACCACCAAAACGATAATGTTCCATCAATCTTAACCATTGATATCCCTTCTTTTGATAATCTCTTAAAATATCTTGATAATGTAAAGGCACATCAAATTCATGTTCTTTTGTTTGAAAGTCTTCTATCCATTTCTTTAATTCTTCACTTCTTTGATAATGTAAACAAGAATCATCATGCATCATCTGATCAATTTCAAATAAACGATAAGTTGGAATTTGTACATGACCTTGGACAATCTCTTGCATAGGTAGTGATAATGATGTTGTTAAGTGATCTAAATCTTGTAATTCTTGATTATCCAATGATAAAATTTGTCCATTTTTTAATTTATAAAACTTTCTTTTTTCTTATAGGCTTTTAATAAATCTATTAATTCTTCTTTTTGGACATGGACACTATGAATATCTATCGAAAGCAAACCATGTTGAAGATGTACACCGACTTGTATATCTACTGGTGATGAGGTAGAAAAACTATTTAAAGTATCACTGACAAAGATTTGACAATAATGGGAAAGATAAGGTAAGCTTTCTTTTAAAAACTGATAGGAAAATTCATGGTCGTATTTTAAATACAACATATTTTCATCAATATCTTCAATATAAGGACGTAAATAATCTTCGATTAAATCAGCTTTTTTAGACTTATGTGTATTCTTTTCATCAAAGCCATAACAAATATGATCATCATAAATATATTCAAGTTGCACACAGATCTGATCATCTTTTGTCATATCAGCATAAAGATTAATCATATCTTCTTGATGATAACTATCAAAAAGATGTGTATTTAAAACAATATCATCATTCATATCATAGAGAACATATTTATAAAAATCCATTAAAGATTCTTGAGGAATATAGAAACCTCCTTTGGTTTGCATCCATTTTTGAATAAAGGTTAATACTTGCATAGGTGCATGAAAATCATAACGATATAAAATATCGTTATTGAAACTATAAATATATTGTGGACTCATGAAAACATGTTCAAATTCACGATAATCAGCTAAATCTAAGATATAGTTTTCTTCTTTTAAAGAGATTTCTAAAGGAATCTGATATTTTTTTATCAAAGGCAATATCACAATAAGAAGAAGGTAGGACATTCATCATATTATAAAATTCATCTAATTCATCACTTAACATTAGTGTTTTAATAATACCTTGTTGGAGATATTGATTTTTTAAATAACATTTGTTCATAAAAGCGATGATTTCTCTTGAATCTTCATCAAAAGCTTCTAAACTATGAATAAAACCAAAATTCTTACTATATTGAATATGAATATGTTGATCAATGGCTTTCAAAAAAGACTCTATATTTTTAATGATATAACTTTGATGTGGTGTTAAAATTTTAAATGCTACCCACAAATGATCTTTTTTGGATTGAACAAAGACTTTCAGTTGATATTGTTGTGATAGAAAAGGAGCAGATGACTCTCTTAACAATTGATCTTTATAGAGATGAATAAGTTCTAAAGATTCCTGTTGTTTTTTATGCAAGATTCTTTCCTGTCTTTGACGTTCTATTTTGGCTAATTGTTGTTGTTTATTCCATTGATCATCTTTTTCATAGAAATACGGATAAGAAGTAATGGTTAATTTTTTTAAGAAAAAGAGAATACTGGCAATATGGCGACATTGTCCTTTTAATGAACAATTACAATGTGATTGAATAATTTGTCCATCCTGAGATATCTTCATTGAAATAATATATTTTTCATCTTGGATAGACATTCTAGCATTCATACGATAACAGCCATTACTTTCATCATAAGAAATTGTCATTCTTTCTAAGACTTCTCTCACATCCATAAATCGTCCATAACGATATTCTTTTTCATCCTTCACAACACGTCTGATTTCTTTTTCTTGTATATGCATCTTGATTCCTCCAATCAATTCTTTATTATATCATAATCTTTGGTATCTTGCTATTATCAGACGTGTTTTCCTGTTTTATCGTATATCTTGTTTGTTTCCTAACATGATTTTCACTTTCTGTCCTGCTTCAATTTGTTCACCTACACGAGGCAATTGATCAATCACATAATCTCCTTCACCTAAAAATTCAAAACCATAATTTTCATTTTTGACTTCTGATTTTTGTTTTCCAATATAATTTTCTACATCATAAGTTTTAACATCCGTCCAGACATAAGCTTTCTCTCTTTGTTGTGTAACTTTTTTAATTCCTAATGCTGGCAAAACATCCATAAAAATCTTTCTAGCAATAGGTGCCGCTGTTGTACCACCATATTGTACGCATTTTTTAGGATTATCCATCGCCAGATATAAGACAATTTGAGGATCATCAATGGGTGCGACACCTAAAAATGATAGAATATAACCATTTCCAGCATAGGTTCCATTGATTGCACGTTGCGCTGTCCCTGTTTTTCCACCAATTCGATAACCATCAATATAAGCATTTTTTCCTCCACCATCCGTCACAACACCTTCTAAAGCATCTCTCACTTGAGCAGATGTATTTTCAGTAATCACTTGTTTCAACATTTGCGGTTGTATTTCACTGATAACTTCATGTGTTTTGGAATTATATATTTTATTGACAATATAAGGCTGATAAAGTTTTCCACCATTGATACAGGCACAGACTGCTCTTACAAGTTGAATAGGTGTCACCGATATACCTTGTCCAAAAGCCACTGTGGCTTGTTCAACTTCATTAAACTTATCATAATCAAACATAATTCCACTGGATTCACCCATCATATCCACACCTGTCTTTTGCGTTAATCCAAACTCTTGGACATATTGATATAAACGCTCTTTCCCCAGTCTACGTCCAATTTCCACAAAACCTGGATTGGAAGAATTTTGTAAGACTTCACGAAAAGTCTGTAAACCATGTCCTCCTTTTTTCCATGATTTAATTCTTGCACCTCCCACAATTTCATAACCTTTATCATAATAAGTATCTTGATCCATATCAAAAAGATTTTCATTTAATGCACTGGAAAAAGTAATGATTTTAAAAGTAGAACCCGGTTCATAGGATTTCCATATTGGCAGATTGCGATTATATATCTCACTATCAGCATTTTGATAATCATTGGGATCAAAATCCGGTTTACTGCATATCGCAAGAATTTTCCCATTACGTGGATCCATTGCTAAACATAAAATAGAATCGGGATCATAAGTGGCATAAGCATTGTTTAATTCCCTCTCTACAACATCTTGTACACGGGTATCAATTGTCAATTCAATATCCATGCCTGAGGTTGGATAAACATATTGGGCTGGATATATATTTAAATTCTGTCCCTTAGCATTCATATAGTAATAAATGCTGCCATTAACACCAGAAAGATATTCATCATATTGTAACTCCAAACCAACCAGCCCTTGATTATCAATACCGACAAAACCTAGTGTCTGAGCTAAATAATTTTGAAAAGGATAATAACGTAAAGTATCTTGTACAAGATAGACACCAGGCAATTTTAAACGATCAATACTATAAGCCTTATTTTCATCCAATTGTCGCCCTTCAGGTTGAACTCTTTCTACTGAAACTTTTTTTGAAGTTTTGTTAATAATGTCTTTTCATCACATTCTAAAATACGTGATAATTCATAAGCTGTATGAATTGGATCATGAATTTGACTCGGTACAACAATCAAAGATGATGTTGTTAAATTATCAACCAGTGTAACATGTTGTGAATCATAGATTTTTCCACGTGAGGCTTCTAATGGAAAACTACGTTGCCATGACTCTGTAGCTTTCAAAGTTAATTCTTGATAAGCATAAAATTGACTATATCCCAAACGTAAAACAATACATAAAATAATGATTGTCATAACGATATTAACCCATTTGATTTTTTTATCATTTGTGAAAAGATCATTTTTATCACCATTCTATTGTATGTTTTGATTCTTAAAATATGAAAATAGGAACTTTTCACAAGTTCCTATTTTGCTTCTACTGTAATTTTTTGATTAGCTTTTAATTTTGTACCTTTTGTCACACTTTGTTTATAAATCGTACCGACACCTTTAAATTCAATATCTACATTTGCCATAGTTCCAAAAGCCTCCACTTCCTTACGAGACCATCCAGTCATTGAAGGCATTGTGACATTAGTTCCATTAGTTTGTAAGAAAACACGTGATTTAGAAGAAACTTCTGTTTGAGCCTTAGGATATTGACTGATGACAACATCACCATCACCAACAACAAGCGAAGATAACTGATGATTAGAAAGTACTTCTTTCGCGTAGTCCACACTTTGATTCATATAGTTGTCCAAAACAAATGTTGATGTTTCAACAACTTGTGATGGTTGTGTATTTAATTTATTTAAGGCTGCACGAATACCACCTTGAACCACTTTAGCCGCAGATGTCGTACTTGATGAAGTTCCTTGATACCACATCACTAAAATCACTTGAGGATCGTCATAAGGAGCCATACCAACAAAACTATGCGTATAGTAACCACTACGATATCCACCAGTTTCAGATGCCACCTGTCCAGTTCCAGTTTTCCCAATTAAATTTACATCATCCATACGGTAATTATATCCCGTACTTCCTTTTTCATTAATAACACCTTTTAATAAATCTCTTATTTTTTTCACTGTATCTGTAGTATAAATTTGTTTAGAATATTGTGTTTTGGCTTGATAAAGAGTTTCTTGACTATCACTATTCACAATTTTTTCAACAAGATAAGGTTCCACCATTTTACCATCATTTGCAAAAGCACTATAAGCACGAATCAA carries:
- a CDS encoding Rpn family recombination-promoting nuclease/putative transposase is translated as MKDLKVDDVIRDFFRNPDHFADMMNAILYGGQDVIKPDELQRMDTSEIFVGNYISRERRRDAIMLWKGKDSQAILALEAQDQVDFTMVSRTLLYDALTYNMQDKEYKSYKIMPVVSLVLFHGEGRWTAVTSLVERMDIPESLKGMPNDWKMKIVDIKDLDYHLLKNEDNRNIVKTVNQIWRKEKEDFKGMEVSKTAARVIAILTERFDILEQVKGEEGTVAMWSFWKDIEDSGIQKGRIEGKQEGKMEMLMAQLKKVLGKLTPELTLRIELSNEEELNNLALHITDIHSETDVYKILE
- a CDS encoding LytR/AlgR family response regulator transcription factor; translation: MKIAIVDDEELYLQDVCDKIERFRQSYDGNVNIEVDTFHEGKEFLSVFTYQPYDLVYLDIELSDINGVHLAHMIHEKNMSTMIIFMTSHMSYIHQSYVVNAFQYLTKPLKEQLFIYELKRALKHYQYRNKSFAFPTSQGRIIFRLSEVVYLETAYKSYKIHTTRGVYYGSLKPANAIRKALLDYSFVRIQRSFLVNMEHIVKIDNVLLYMSDGSMLLISKKRYREFKRIFYKFLEEKK
- a CDS encoding LytR/AlgR family response regulator transcription factor; this translates as MNIAVCDDQLDYLNLISKKIYECFHEPEMKLNVYTFSSIQEMLDSTRFRCYEFAFIEMRIENDRGIEAAMQLRKANRACQIVFISDKYYHIQEAFAVNAREYLLKPINTNQFQSIFDYLMDWYLHQNVKFVIPVRELKRKRIFNVDEIKYFETYYNDLEIVTVDDQHFMAHVKNRYKLRPVLKSRWFMQVNQSVLVNMKCIDFLTDRNVILKSREVFPTSRKTLFQNHLLFEKFLKEQEEKEKRKNGEEEN
- a CDS encoding helix-turn-helix domain-containing protein, whose amino-acid sequence is MSIGQRLKTLRKEAGLSQKQVAEALKMSKPIVSQYESDQRTPSVPKLIRFSRFYKASLDYICENVEKKDDFYGIKDLDQ
- a CDS encoding LytTR family DNA-binding domain-containing protein yields the protein MKVVYDENEHMNHHELKLVYHPKNKKLAQLLLKQFTENLGEVELFDEYHNKYYIPILAIYYFEMVDHKIYAYTEKDVYRISCMKMEHLKQRVQSYGFYQINVRTLVNIKHVKTYKIQRGSRRRITLDNDDILISSRHYKPEFDLLVNHLKMEEIKI
- a CDS encoding DEAD/DEAH box helicase, with amino-acid sequence MELIHSLQGNHKKILLFSSFTSLLHLIGEQCQKEHVSYYLLDGSTPKEKRKQMVDQFQKDETTLFLISLKAGGSGLNLTSAQAVIHYDPWWNMSAKNQATDRAHRIGQQESVQVFSLIMKNTIEEKIMELQMQKKNLADTFVEGNEGSITTMSLDDMKSLFEISL